The Echinicola rosea genome has a segment encoding these proteins:
- a CDS encoding DUF2461 domain-containing protein, translated as MNKDTLQFLVALAENNSKEWMDANREWYQSIRKGFLETVGTLLEELKKVEPGLEGLRPKDCVFRQNRDIRFSANKAPYKNNMGGYFSPGGKKSLGPGYYLHIQPGESFLAGGIWMPAAEELKKIRQEIDYAGDELKAVIEQPAFKSSFGEIHGERLKTSPRDYSTDHPHIDLLRLKSFVVTHPLTDEEVLSDRLVETCLGYYFKMKNFHAFLARAVDDAESGEGII; from the coding sequence ATGAATAAGGACACATTGCAATTTTTGGTAGCATTGGCGGAAAATAACAGCAAAGAGTGGATGGATGCCAATCGGGAGTGGTATCAAAGTATTCGAAAAGGTTTTCTGGAGACGGTAGGAACTTTATTGGAAGAGCTGAAAAAGGTGGAGCCAGGGTTGGAAGGCCTTCGGCCAAAAGACTGTGTGTTTCGACAAAATCGGGATATCCGTTTTAGTGCCAACAAAGCTCCATATAAAAATAATATGGGGGGCTATTTTTCTCCAGGCGGGAAAAAATCCCTTGGTCCTGGATATTATCTGCACATACAGCCTGGCGAGTCATTTTTGGCTGGAGGAATCTGGATGCCTGCAGCTGAGGAGCTGAAAAAAATAAGACAGGAAATTGACTATGCGGGAGATGAATTAAAAGCGGTCATTGAGCAGCCTGCATTCAAGTCTTCATTTGGGGAGATCCATGGAGAACGGCTGAAAACCTCTCCGCGGGATTATAGTACGGATCATCCGCATATCGACCTGTTGCGACTGAAGAGTTTTGTGGTGACCCATCCCTTGACCGACGAGGAAGTGTTGTCTGATCGCTTGGTGGAGACTTGTCTTGGTTATTATTTCAAAATGAAAAATTTTCATGCTTTTCTAGCCCGTGCAGTTGATGATGCTGAGAGTGGGGAAGGCATTATTTGA
- a CDS encoding rubredoxin domain-containing protein: MQKADLVRVFVKGGIISPGDFLKTINTANELGTNYIHLGSRQDLLFPVKDKNLKTLEETFNAINTAYDTDGEEFHNIVTSYTALDVMPTTHWLASHTYHYILDTFDYLPKLKINITDPVQSLVPLFTGNINFVASSFDNYWYLYLRFSEIDAKPWCAPDLIYGYDLARMAKVIEEINPVKSGLKYPEIYEKAKSITAPNTSPLEQELDYPEATSPYYEGMNRIVGGKYWLGLYWRNNKFTISFLKALCQLCIDTNIGKISLTPWKSIIVRGIAEKDRLSWEKLLGKFGINIRHSSLELNWHLPVLDEEALDIKNYLVRALDKQDISTYGLSFSVKTKHMALFTSVAIEKAKKEQESEPDTFNIQYSKDFNPNLSEYFYYAKKVPLDTIPPLLIELSYKYYDQLEAQKSQEESGEVEKEKTQRPHRKYQCANCLTIYDEKYGDQEAEIPAGTSFMKLPSSYCCSVCESPKSAFKLIHK, translated from the coding sequence ATGCAAAAAGCGGACTTAGTAAGGGTATTCGTAAAAGGTGGTATTATCTCACCCGGTGATTTCCTGAAAACCATCAACACGGCCAATGAACTTGGCACCAACTATATCCACCTGGGCTCTAGGCAGGACCTTCTTTTTCCTGTAAAGGACAAAAACCTGAAGACATTGGAAGAGACTTTCAATGCCATCAACACGGCTTATGATACCGATGGAGAAGAATTCCATAATATCGTAACGTCTTATACCGCCTTAGACGTAATGCCGACCACCCACTGGCTGGCTTCCCATACTTACCACTATATCTTGGACACATTTGACTACCTGCCCAAGTTAAAGATCAATATCACCGACCCCGTTCAGAGTTTGGTGCCACTGTTTACCGGAAATATCAACTTCGTGGCTTCTTCTTTTGATAATTATTGGTACCTGTACCTGAGGTTTTCGGAAATCGATGCCAAACCGTGGTGTGCGCCTGACCTTATTTACGGATACGATCTTGCACGAATGGCTAAGGTCATCGAGGAAATCAACCCCGTAAAAAGCGGCTTAAAATATCCTGAAATCTACGAAAAGGCCAAAAGCATCACCGCTCCAAACACCAGCCCGCTCGAACAGGAACTGGACTATCCCGAGGCCACCTCCCCTTACTATGAAGGAATGAACCGCATCGTAGGCGGAAAATACTGGCTAGGCCTGTACTGGCGAAACAACAAGTTTACAATCAGCTTCCTCAAAGCACTTTGCCAACTGTGCATTGACACTAATATTGGGAAAATTTCACTCACTCCGTGGAAATCCATCATCGTCAGGGGAATCGCCGAAAAAGACCGGCTAAGCTGGGAAAAGCTCTTGGGCAAGTTTGGAATCAATATCCGGCACAGTTCCCTCGAACTCAACTGGCACCTTCCGGTGCTCGACGAAGAGGCCTTGGACATCAAAAATTACCTGGTCAGGGCACTCGACAAACAGGATATCAGTACTTATGGACTGAGTTTTTCTGTCAAGACCAAACACATGGCCTTGTTCACTTCCGTGGCCATCGAAAAGGCAAAAAAAGAACAGGAATCTGAACCGGACACCTTTAATATCCAATACTCCAAGGACTTTAATCCTAACCTTTCGGAATATTTCTATTATGCCAAAAAAGTACCTTTGGACACCATCCCACCGCTATTGATCGAGCTTAGTTATAAATATTATGATCAGCTGGAAGCACAAAAAAGCCAAGAAGAAAGCGGTGAGGTCGAAAAAGAAAAAACCCAACGCCCGCACCGGAAGTACCAATGTGCCAATTGCCTGACCATCTACGATGAAAAGTACGGGGACCAAGAAGCAGAAATCCCAGCGGGCACTTCCTTCATGAAACTTCCCAGTAGCTATTGCTGTTCGGTCTGCGAAAGTCCAAAATCCGCCTTTAAGCTTATCCATAAATAA
- a CDS encoding PorP/SprF family type IX secretion system membrane protein, with the protein MIKKLTIVLLALTLAFGSSKAQDFQYSQFYAAPLYLNPAMAGSTELTRIGANYRKQWPGLSNDFTAYSAYMDHYSFDMNSGVGIAVNSFRESNQNINTSDISLFYAYNLQFADTWNFRFGGQAAIVKRSAVLDNLIFGDQINLFSQTVAPNTLDQIPNFEPYSYLDISFGALVNNDVFFFGMAAHHVNQPRLSFFPGENQHHLPLKFGVHGGYSFPLGSNYQWGSQFDNQITLLASYKQQGPFKQLDLGTQLLYGKVIGGFGYRGIPGTQNSPNHDSIIALLGVKLESGFVIGYSYDYQLSPIGSQTKGAHEISFRYLFLWGNPKDRNRKSRINDCFYYMM; encoded by the coding sequence ATGATTAAAAAGCTCACCATAGTATTGCTTGCCCTGACCTTGGCCTTCGGAAGTTCCAAAGCCCAGGATTTTCAGTATTCGCAGTTCTATGCCGCTCCACTCTACCTCAACCCGGCAATGGCGGGATCCACCGAGCTGACCCGGATAGGCGCCAACTACCGAAAACAATGGCCTGGGCTTTCCAATGATTTCACAGCCTATTCCGCATACATGGACCATTACAGCTTTGATATGAACAGTGGTGTTGGCATTGCAGTCAACAGCTTTAGGGAGTCCAACCAAAACATCAACACCAGTGACATCTCCCTATTCTATGCCTACAACCTCCAATTCGCAGACACGTGGAATTTCAGGTTTGGGGGGCAAGCAGCAATCGTCAAAAGAAGTGCCGTGCTGGACAACCTTATCTTTGGTGACCAGATCAACCTCTTTTCGCAAACCGTCGCCCCGAATACGTTGGACCAGATCCCGAACTTTGAACCTTACAGTTACTTGGATATTTCGTTTGGGGCACTGGTAAACAACGATGTCTTTTTCTTCGGAATGGCTGCCCATCATGTCAACCAACCGCGCCTGAGTTTCTTCCCTGGTGAAAACCAACACCACCTACCCCTAAAATTTGGGGTTCATGGAGGCTACAGCTTTCCCCTAGGCTCCAACTACCAATGGGGCTCGCAGTTTGACAACCAAATCACGCTTTTGGCCAGCTATAAACAACAAGGCCCTTTCAAACAATTGGACTTGGGCACGCAATTACTATATGGAAAAGTCATCGGAGGGTTCGGCTACAGGGGTATTCCCGGTACCCAAAACAGCCCAAATCATGACTCCATCATTGCCTTGCTAGGGGTAAAACTGGAGTCTGGCTTTGTGATTGGCTACAGCTATGACTATCAGCTATCCCCGATCGGCAGCCAGACCAAAGGCGCCCACGAAATATCCTTTCGGTACCTGTTCCTCTGGGGAAATCCAAAAGACAGAAACCGAAAATCCCGCATCAACGACTGCTTTTATTATATGATGTAA
- a CDS encoding nitrate reductase produces MSTAKPESYKSTCSYCGVGCGIIVNKDNKGRTTVEGDPNHPVNRGMLCSKGMNLHYVVEDKSDRLQYPQMRWGKSHPLERVDWDTGLDRAAAVFKSIIKKHGPDAVAFYVSGQCLTEEYYLVNKLTKGYLKTNNIDTNSRLCMSSAVMGYIKTLGEDSVPIAYEDIELADCFLVAGANPAWCHPILWRRVEKHKEENPDTKIIVVDPRVTQSCSLADLHLQLNPGTDETLYLAIGRCLIENGDIDMDFIQNHSDGFEAYKELVMETSLESAAATCGVPEEDIKLAASYIGDAKGFLSLWAMGLNQSAEGVNKNLALIDLNLITGHIGKPGSGPFSLTGQPNAMGGREVGGMATLLASHRNLLNPEHREEVADFWGVDSLPDQPGKTATQIFEGLEDGSIKALWIICTNPLVSMPDARRVEAAMKKAKFVVVQDISAKAEAIPYADLVLPAAGWGEKEGTMTNSERRISYLNKFTDAPGEALPDAEILLRFAKKMNYSGFDFDSMEEVYAEYCQLTKGTNIDISGLDYDYLKSNGTVQWPFTDKSKGGTARLFTDRKFYTPNGRAQILANGPKNQTELPSDDYPLILTTGRIRDQWHTMTRTGKVAKLNKHIPSPFLEIHPKDAASRNIKDGQTVLISGKRGEVRVHAQVTDKIKKGVVFLPMHWGKILQSDFSRTNNLTGNGIDPVSKQPDFKFSTVQVAKYVKPRQKIVIVGAGAAAYRFINTYREFNQGDDIHVFSKEKHPFYNRVLLPDYVNRHKVWEDLLKFKSLSEMEKLNIQLYVENGIESIDRSNKTVTDEKGRVHHYDTLILATGSRAFIPPDMPMHLPGTFTMRSRHDADKLKEYLNYEGDVLIAGGGLLGLELAAALREINVGVTIVQLGSRLMERQLDPMASSLLRERIEEMGVKLYMNNQIAHLDSHESGKEVNVLLKSGQEIKCNAVVLAIGTRPNMELAKSAGLSCGRGIKVNDYLQTSDPSIFAMGEIAEHKGKLNGITAAAEMQADIAARFITGDLLSLYKGSIPMNILKFADLDLCSIGIPEVPANGEGYEEILLIDTAQTYYKKCIVHNDRLVGAILMGDKSEFAEFKSLIEEKTELSKKRQELLRGNSTKEEMIGEMVCSCGNVGTGNISKAIQGGCHEFRQLCQQTGAGLGCGSCKPEVKSILESTLPELVKA; encoded by the coding sequence ATGTCAACGGCGAAACCTGAAAGCTATAAAAGTACTTGTTCTTACTGCGGAGTAGGTTGCGGGATCATTGTCAACAAAGACAATAAAGGAAGGACCACTGTAGAAGGCGATCCCAACCACCCTGTCAACCGTGGAATGCTATGCTCCAAAGGCATGAACCTGCATTACGTGGTCGAGGACAAATCTGACCGACTGCAGTATCCTCAAATGCGCTGGGGCAAATCCCATCCACTTGAACGAGTGGATTGGGACACGGGCCTTGATCGCGCGGCTGCCGTTTTCAAGTCAATCATCAAAAAACACGGACCGGATGCGGTCGCTTTCTATGTCTCCGGCCAATGCCTGACAGAAGAATACTACTTGGTCAACAAGCTTACAAAAGGCTACCTAAAGACCAACAATATCGACACCAACTCCCGGCTTTGCATGAGCTCAGCGGTGATGGGGTATATCAAAACATTAGGCGAGGACAGTGTACCCATTGCCTATGAAGACATCGAATTAGCAGATTGCTTTCTGGTGGCCGGTGCCAACCCCGCTTGGTGCCACCCCATTCTCTGGAGAAGGGTTGAGAAGCACAAAGAAGAAAATCCCGACACTAAAATCATCGTCGTGGATCCACGGGTGACGCAAAGCTGCTCACTTGCGGACCTTCACCTTCAGCTAAATCCTGGTACAGACGAAACGCTCTACTTGGCCATTGGCCGTTGCTTGATCGAAAACGGGGACATTGACATGGATTTCATCCAAAACCATTCCGACGGCTTCGAAGCCTATAAAGAACTGGTAATGGAAACCTCCTTGGAATCAGCCGCGGCCACCTGTGGAGTCCCTGAAGAGGACATCAAGTTAGCAGCATCCTACATAGGCGATGCCAAGGGATTCCTCTCACTCTGGGCCATGGGACTCAACCAAAGCGCAGAAGGGGTCAATAAAAACCTCGCACTAATTGACCTGAACCTGATCACAGGACATATAGGCAAGCCTGGCTCGGGGCCTTTTAGCCTTACCGGTCAACCCAACGCCATGGGCGGCCGTGAAGTAGGCGGAATGGCCACTTTGTTGGCTTCCCACCGTAACCTGCTCAACCCTGAACACCGAGAAGAAGTCGCTGACTTCTGGGGGGTGGACAGCCTACCAGACCAACCTGGAAAAACGGCCACTCAGATCTTTGAAGGACTGGAAGATGGCTCGATCAAGGCGCTCTGGATCATCTGTACCAATCCGTTGGTCAGCATGCCAGATGCCCGACGGGTGGAAGCGGCCATGAAAAAAGCAAAATTTGTAGTCGTCCAAGACATTTCTGCCAAAGCAGAGGCCATTCCATATGCTGACCTTGTCCTTCCAGCTGCTGGCTGGGGAGAAAAAGAAGGTACCATGACCAATTCCGAACGCCGCATCAGTTACCTCAACAAGTTTACCGATGCCCCCGGTGAAGCATTACCAGACGCAGAAATCCTGTTGCGCTTTGCAAAAAAAATGAACTACAGTGGTTTTGATTTTGACAGTATGGAGGAAGTGTACGCCGAATACTGTCAATTGACCAAAGGCACTAATATAGATATTTCGGGTCTGGATTATGATTACCTCAAATCCAACGGCACCGTCCAATGGCCATTTACGGATAAGAGCAAAGGCGGAACTGCCAGGCTATTTACCGACAGGAAATTCTACACTCCAAACGGTCGAGCGCAGATTCTTGCCAATGGCCCGAAAAACCAAACCGAACTCCCTTCTGACGACTATCCATTGATCCTGACGACGGGAAGGATCAGGGACCAGTGGCACACCATGACCCGTACGGGAAAAGTAGCCAAGCTAAACAAACATATCCCTAGTCCCTTTCTTGAGATCCACCCCAAAGATGCCGCCTCCAGAAACATCAAAGATGGCCAAACGGTATTGATCTCCGGTAAGCGCGGGGAAGTGCGCGTGCACGCACAAGTGACAGACAAGATCAAAAAAGGCGTCGTATTCCTCCCCATGCACTGGGGCAAAATATTGCAAAGTGATTTTTCACGTACCAACAACCTGACCGGAAACGGTATTGATCCGGTATCGAAGCAGCCGGACTTTAAGTTTTCGACTGTCCAGGTGGCCAAGTATGTCAAACCGAGGCAAAAAATCGTCATTGTGGGTGCAGGTGCTGCCGCATACCGTTTTATCAATACCTACAGGGAATTTAACCAAGGGGATGATATCCATGTTTTCTCCAAAGAAAAACACCCCTTCTATAACCGTGTACTCCTACCCGACTATGTCAACCGCCACAAAGTCTGGGAAGACCTGCTAAAATTCAAGTCGCTTTCCGAAATGGAAAAGCTGAACATCCAACTATACGTGGAAAATGGCATTGAATCTATCGACCGATCCAATAAAACGGTCACAGACGAAAAAGGGCGTGTCCACCACTATGACACCTTGATCTTGGCGACGGGCAGCAGGGCATTCATTCCGCCAGATATGCCGATGCATCTGCCGGGGACATTCACCATGAGAAGTCGTCACGATGCGGACAAACTTAAAGAATACCTCAATTACGAAGGGGATGTCCTGATCGCCGGAGGTGGTTTATTGGGGCTGGAATTGGCCGCAGCACTTCGGGAAATCAATGTCGGCGTGACCATCGTACAACTTGGATCCCGATTAATGGAGCGGCAACTGGACCCTATGGCCAGCTCGTTGTTGCGTGAACGCATAGAGGAAATGGGCGTCAAACTCTACATGAACAATCAAATCGCACACTTGGACAGCCATGAAAGCGGCAAAGAGGTCAATGTGCTTCTTAAAAGTGGACAAGAAATCAAGTGCAACGCTGTGGTTCTGGCGATCGGCACCAGACCCAACATGGAATTGGCAAAATCTGCCGGACTTAGTTGTGGACGGGGCATTAAGGTAAATGACTACTTACAGACCAGTGATCCTTCTATCTTTGCAATGGGTGAAATCGCTGAACACAAAGGCAAACTGAACGGCATCACCGCTGCGGCCGAGATGCAAGCCGATATTGCCGCGCGCTTTATAACGGGCGATCTCCTCAGCCTGTACAAAGGATCAATCCCGATGAACATCCTTAAATTTGCCGATCTGGACCTTTGCTCCATAGGGATCCCTGAAGTCCCCGCCAACGGCGAAGGATACGAAGAAATTCTCCTGATCGATACTGCACAGACGTATTATAAAAAATGCATTGTCCACAATGATCGATTGGTAGGTGCCATTCTAATGGGAGACAAATCCGAATTCGCGGAATTCAAGAGCCTGATCGAAGAAAAGACAGAATTATCCAAAAAGCGACAAGAACTACTGCGGGGCAACTCCACCAAAGAGGAAATGATCGGAGAGATGGTGTGCTCATGTGGCAATGTGGGAACTGGCAACATCTCCAAAGCCATTCAGGGCGGCTGCCATGAATTCAGGCAGCTTTGCCAGCAAACCGGAGCAGGACTGGGCTGTGGGAGTTGTAAACCGGAAGTAAAGAGTATCTTGGAATCAACACTACCGGAATTGGTCAAAGCATAA
- a CDS encoding DUF7009 family protein, protein MKLRINNNSIRLRLTQTEVQQVAAGKSITEHLLVGRNKPGLEYSLILEGNAQEVEAIFEDNHLKIILPEALAFAWASTDEVSIRHVQHEGQSYENILLIEKDFQCLHKRPDEDESDNFPNPKSLEDYNNC, encoded by the coding sequence ATGAAACTGCGCATCAATAACAATTCCATTCGACTACGCCTTACCCAAACGGAAGTACAGCAAGTTGCTGCCGGAAAATCCATCACCGAGCACCTCTTGGTTGGCCGTAATAAGCCTGGATTGGAATACAGTTTGATTTTGGAAGGCAATGCTCAAGAAGTTGAAGCGATTTTTGAAGACAACCACCTGAAGATCATCCTTCCTGAGGCCCTGGCCTTTGCCTGGGCTTCGACAGATGAGGTAAGTATTAGACATGTCCAGCATGAAGGTCAATCCTATGAAAACATCCTCTTGATCGAAAAGGATTTCCAATGCCTCCACAAACGTCCCGACGAGGACGAGAGTGATAATTTTCCCAATCCCAAGTCCCTTGAAGACTATAATAATTGCTAG
- a CDS encoding Cof-type HAD-IIB family hydrolase, protein MQFKALCTDIDGTLLDKNREISARTLDAIAQLPRYFPVILASSRMPSAMRHLQGTMERLQNPMICYNGGYVIHFNGHEEEYEQLDTVKIPLNICHHIQEISDGTDIHVSVYHEDEWYAPQDDFWTQREITSTKVKPVIRAWQEVLPDWQSRQAGAHKVMCMGPAEEIDALFKALEKEKNEDLHLYRSKDTYIEIAPKAISKASALEQLLKKKYDIALSEVIAFGDNYNDIEMLKAVGHGVAVGNAREEVKAVADEITASNKEDGVAMMIEKHLL, encoded by the coding sequence ATGCAATTCAAAGCCCTCTGTACCGACATTGACGGTACACTATTGGATAAGAACAGGGAAATTTCCGCCAGAACCCTCGATGCCATCGCTCAGCTCCCAAGGTATTTCCCCGTAATTCTGGCTTCTTCCAGGATGCCGAGTGCCATGCGCCACCTACAGGGAACCATGGAACGCCTCCAAAATCCAATGATCTGCTACAATGGTGGATATGTCATTCACTTTAATGGCCATGAAGAGGAGTATGAGCAGTTGGACACGGTAAAGATCCCCTTGAACATCTGTCATCACATCCAAGAAATCTCCGATGGTACGGACATCCATGTCAGTGTTTACCATGAGGATGAATGGTATGCTCCCCAAGATGACTTCTGGACACAACGCGAAATCACCAGCACCAAGGTAAAACCAGTGATTAGAGCTTGGCAAGAAGTCCTTCCTGACTGGCAATCGCGCCAAGCAGGTGCCCACAAAGTCATGTGCATGGGGCCTGCTGAAGAAATAGATGCGCTATTTAAGGCATTGGAAAAGGAGAAAAACGAAGACCTTCACCTCTATCGATCCAAGGACACTTACATCGAAATCGCCCCAAAAGCCATTTCAAAAGCCAGTGCACTCGAACAGCTACTGAAGAAAAAATACGACATTGCTCTCTCAGAGGTCATTGCATTCGGAGACAATTATAACGACATCGAAATGCTCAAGGCAGTAGGCCATGGAGTGGCGGTGGGCAATGCCCGCGAAGAAGTCAAAGCGGTAGCCGATGAGATTACCGCCAGTAACAAAGAAGATGGCGTGGCCATGATGATCGAAAAGCACCTGCTGTAA
- a CDS encoding ROK family protein — protein sequence MKTLVIDIGGSNIKILATGADDRIKIPSGSDFSPEEMIPLVKKHASKWEYDHVAIGFPGIVKNSNILTEPVNLGHGWETYDFEAAFGCPIKIVNDAAMQALGSYEGRKMLFMGLGTGLGTAMVVNNVVIPMEAAHLPYRKATFEAYLGKAYYFKKGPKKWEKHVHKAVEYFFRAFQPDEIVLGGGNSKELKNIPDGCRLGSNKHAFKGGFRLWEEDFKI from the coding sequence ATGAAAACACTGGTTATTGATATAGGAGGCTCGAACATTAAGATATTGGCTACCGGAGCGGATGACCGCATCAAGATTCCCTCCGGTAGTGATTTTTCGCCTGAGGAAATGATACCATTGGTAAAGAAGCATGCTTCCAAGTGGGAATATGACCATGTAGCGATTGGTTTTCCGGGGATTGTCAAGAACAGTAATATTCTTACAGAACCTGTTAACTTGGGGCATGGCTGGGAAACGTATGATTTTGAAGCTGCTTTTGGTTGCCCCATCAAGATTGTTAATGATGCTGCCATGCAAGCCTTGGGAAGCTATGAAGGCAGGAAAATGCTTTTTATGGGATTAGGGACAGGCTTGGGTACAGCAATGGTCGTCAACAACGTCGTCATTCCTATGGAAGCAGCTCACTTGCCTTATCGTAAGGCTACTTTTGAAGCCTATTTAGGTAAAGCCTACTATTTCAAAAAGGGCCCAAAAAAATGGGAGAAGCATGTCCACAAAGCGGTTGAGTACTTCTTTAGGGCCTTCCAGCCAGATGAAATTGTGCTTGGAGGAGGCAATTCCAAAGAACTCAAGAATATCCCTGACGGATGTCGCCTAGGATCCAATAAGCATGCGTTTAAAGGGGGATTCCGGCTTTGGGAAGAGGATTTTAAAATTTGA
- a CDS encoding MFS transporter, whose product MKQAAKKATSIRLLDFKTPQMRAFHLSWFAFFLCFFGWFGVAPLMTVVRDELDLTKSQIGNIIIASVSITVIARLMIGWLVDRIGPRITYTYLLILGSIPVMLIGLSNSYESFLLFRLAIGVIGSSFVITQYHTSVMFAPNCVGTANATSAGWGNMGGGVTQMVMPLIFGLFVSLGYLDAQAWRYAMIVPGIAMIFTGIAYYKWTTDFPEGNISDLSKADLDYKKKKKADGQGAFKAAISDHRVWALFLIYGACFGIELTINNVAAIYYHDFFQLDLKTAGLIAGLFGVMNLFARSVGGMFGDKAGIKWGLKGRVGFLGAVLLVEGLALTLFAQMTVLPLAIGTMILFSLFVQMAEGATFSVVPFVNKKAIGTISGIVGAGGNAGAVFAGFLFKMEGISYGEALTILGISVTAISAVSLLVRFSSEDEKAAKIEMDASLSEKNLQPEYVKS is encoded by the coding sequence ATGAAACAAGCAGCAAAAAAAGCCACATCCATTAGATTGCTGGATTTTAAAACTCCGCAAATGCGGGCATTTCACCTTTCTTGGTTTGCCTTCTTTTTATGCTTCTTCGGCTGGTTCGGTGTCGCGCCATTGATGACCGTGGTGAGAGACGAACTGGACCTGACCAAATCACAGATCGGTAACATCATTATCGCTTCTGTATCGATCACTGTCATCGCTAGGCTTATGATCGGCTGGCTAGTTGATCGCATTGGGCCAAGGATCACTTACACGTACCTCCTGATCTTAGGTTCCATACCAGTGATGCTAATCGGGCTCAGCAACAGTTATGAATCCTTTTTGCTTTTCAGGTTGGCCATTGGGGTGATCGGTTCATCCTTTGTCATCACCCAGTACCATACTTCTGTAATGTTTGCACCAAATTGCGTGGGCACTGCCAATGCCACTTCTGCAGGCTGGGGAAACATGGGCGGTGGTGTGACACAGATGGTCATGCCATTGATTTTTGGGCTTTTTGTATCACTCGGCTACTTGGATGCCCAGGCATGGCGATATGCCATGATCGTACCGGGCATCGCCATGATCTTTACAGGAATTGCCTATTACAAGTGGACAACAGACTTTCCAGAGGGAAACATCAGTGACTTGAGCAAAGCAGACCTGGATTATAAGAAAAAGAAAAAAGCCGACGGCCAAGGTGCCTTCAAAGCGGCCATTTCCGATCACCGTGTCTGGGCGTTGTTCCTGATCTATGGTGCTTGTTTTGGCATTGAACTGACCATTAATAACGTAGCGGCCATTTATTATCATGATTTCTTCCAACTAGACCTGAAAACGGCAGGTCTGATAGCCGGTCTTTTTGGTGTAATGAACTTATTTGCCCGCTCTGTAGGGGGAATGTTTGGTGACAAGGCCGGCATCAAATGGGGACTCAAGGGTCGTGTTGGGTTTCTCGGAGCTGTACTCTTGGTAGAAGGGCTTGCACTGACGCTCTTTGCTCAGATGACCGTATTGCCTCTGGCCATCGGCACCATGATTCTTTTCAGCTTATTCGTCCAGATGGCAGAAGGTGCTACTTTCTCGGTTGTGCCATTTGTCAATAAAAAAGCCATCGGCACCATTTCCGGAATCGTAGGTGCTGGAGGAAATGCAGGGGCGGTATTTGCCGGATTTCTCTTCAAAATGGAGGGCATTTCCTATGGGGAGGCCCTGACCATCCTAGGCATCTCGGTAACGGCCATCAGTGCGGTTTCCTTACTAGTGCGGTTTTCCTCTGAAGATGAAAAAGCTGCCAAAATTGAAATGGATGCATCACTTTCCGAGAAAAACCTTCAGCCCGAATACGTAAAAAGCTAA